The Gammaproteobacteria bacterium genome includes the window AATCTTCTCCAAAAGATGAGTTATTGATCATTAGAGTCTTTTTGCTAGATTTTACTCTTCGCATAAATATCTCTACGAGGTTCTTTATCCCGGATATTTCATAAACGTGTGCAAAGACCGCTTAGGGTATTGGTTTTACAGGTAAGCTTCCGAAAGATATCCGTATGAGTGATTGCGGACGACAGAGGGAATATTTCCTGTGGAATCAATAGACAAGTGAGACTGTACATAGTTTATGAATTATTCGGGTTATATACAATGCGTACTAAAATTTAACACGATTATGATATCAGCGCATTACAAAATGGCTTAAGGGTGCCTCTATGGCTCATGAAAGCGCATCGAAAGATCGACCGCATTGATGTTTTTGGTAAGTAGTCCAACCGAGATAAAATCCACGCCGGTGCGGGCAATGCCCTGCACCGTTTCGAGGTTGACACCGCCGGATGCCTCCAAGTGGCAGCGCTGGGCCGTAATTGAGACGGCTTTTTGCATTGTGGCAATATCCATGTTGTCGAGCATGATGGTATCGGCATTGCTCTCAATCGCCTGTTGCAGCTCGCCAAGGCTCTCCACTTCAACTTCAACCTTAATGCCTGGGGAGAGGTGACGCGCTTGCGCGACAGCGGCTGCAATGGAACCGGCAGCCATGATGTGGTTCTCTTTGATCAGAATCATATCGTAGAGGCCAATGCGGTGATTGTGGCCACCGCCGCAGGTCACCGCATATTTTTGTGCTAAACGTAAACCGGGGATGGTTTTTCGTGTGTCGAGAATCTTACACGCTGTATCGGTAATCGCGCTAACGTACTGTTGTGTCAAGGTGGCGGTGGCGGAGAGGGTTTGCAAAAAATTCAATGCGCAGCGTTCGCCACTGAGAATGCTGCGGGCAGCCCCGTGCAGTGTACAGAGCGGTTGGTTGATC containing:
- the nadC gene encoding carboxylating nicotinate-nucleotide diphosphorylase, yielding MPKPAPLPSTVYDDVNRALREDIGSGDLTAALIPAQQQCSATVISRDNATLSGCAWFDETFLQLDPQVQITWHATDGERVKINQPLCTLHGAARSILSGERCALNFLQTLSATATLTQQYVSAITDTACKILDTRKTIPGLRLAQKYAVTCGGGHNHRIGLYDMILIKENHIMAAGSIAAAVAQARHLSPGIKVEVEVESLGELQQAIESNADTIMLDNMDIATMQKAVSITAQRCHLEASGGVNLETVQGIARTGVDFISVGLLTKNINAVDLSMRFHEP